A region from the Pithys albifrons albifrons isolate INPA30051 chromosome Z, PitAlb_v1, whole genome shotgun sequence genome encodes:
- the MARVELD2 gene encoding MARVEL domain-containing protein 2 isoform X2: protein MSRGSQGRRPGRSPLPRGASPGPGSAAPLPPPPLPLQPPCGPCGDSFGPGGAAELKPVRRFIPDSWKNFFKGRRHPGSSWDSTASDIRYISDGVECSPPPSPARPQPGARAVPGSCGGSGGSCSSGKEAEAMLGSLERRAGSGQTYSERVEQYQQRYAYMKSWAGLLRMLGVAELLLGAAVFACVTAYVHKDNEWYNMFGYSQPYGYGAGSAYGGYSYSGPKTPFVLVVAGMAWIVTVVLLVLGMSLYYRTILLDSNWWPLTEFGINVALFFLYMSAAIVYVNDTNRGGLCYYQLFKTPINASFCRVEGGQTAAIIFLFVTVIIYLISAVVCLKLWRHEAARRQRELMEQEYESDDRPREDVSYRQFKSVERKPELLNGHIPAGHIPKPIVMPDYLAKYPVIQTNEMRDRYKAVFNDQFAEYKELSVEVHAVLKKFDELDALLRQLPHHPESIYEQERISKVLQEYKKKKNDPAFLEKKERCEYLKNKLSHIKQRIQDYDKVMNWNVET, encoded by the exons ATGTCGCGGGGCTCGCAGGGCAGGCGGCCCGGCCGGTCGCCGCTGCCCCGAGGGGCCAGTCCCGGTCCCGGCTCCGCcgcgccgctgccgccgcccccGCTGCCGTTACAGCCTCCCTGCGGCCCCTGTGGGGACAGCTTcggccccggcggggcggccgAGCTCAAGCCCGTCCGGCGGTTCATTCCAGACTCGTGGAAGAACTTCTTCAAAGGGAGACGGCACCCCGGCTCCAGCTGGGACAGCACGGCCTCGGACATCAGGTACATCTCCGATGGCGTCGAGTGCTCGCCGCCGCCGTCCCCCGCCCGTCCGCAGCCGGGGGCCCGGGCTGTGCCCGGCTCCTGCGGAGGGTCGGgcgggagctgcagctctgggaaggagGCTGAGGCCATGCTGGGCTCGCTGGAGCGCCGCGCCGGGTCGGGGCAGACGTACAGCGAGCGGGTGGAGCAGTACCAGCAGCGCTACGCCTACATGaagtcctgggcagggctgctcaGGATGCTCGGCGTGGCCGAGCTGCTGCTGGGCGCCGCCGTGTTCGCCTGTGTCACCGCCTACGTGCACAAGGACAACGAGTGGTACAACATGTTCGGGTACTCTCAGCCCTACGGGTACGGCGCGGGCAGCGCCTACGGCGGATACTCCTACAGCGGACCCAAAACTCCTTTCGTTCTAGTGGTGGCAGGGATGGCGTGGATTGTCACGGtagtgctgctggtgctgggcatGTCCCTGTACTACCGGACTATCCTCCTTGATTCCAACTGGTGGCCTCTGACCGAGTTTGGCATCAATGTTGCCTTGTTCTTTTTGTACATGTCGGCTGCCATCGTGTATGTAAACGATACAAACCGAGGTGGGCTCTGCTATTACCAGTTGTTCAAGACACCCATAAATGCATCTTTCTGCCGTGTGGAAGGAGGTCAGACTGCAGCAATCATATTCTTGTTTGTCACGGTCATCATCTACCTAATTAGTGCGGTGGTTTGTCTAAAGTTATGGAGGCACGAAGCGGCTAGGAGGCAGAGGGAATTAATGGAACAGGAG tACGAAAGTGATGACAGACCAAGAGAAGATGTCAGTTACAGGCAGTTTAAGTCCGtggaaagaaaaccagaactACTTAATGGTCATATACCTGCAGGCCACATTCCTAAACCTATAGTGATGCCAGACTACTTAGC gaaatacCCGGTAATTCAAACAAATGAAATGAGAGACCGGTACAAAGCAGTATTCAATGATCAGTTTGCTGAGTATAAAGAACTGTCTGTGGAAGTTCATGCTGTATTAAAAAAGTTTGATGAGCTGGATGCACTGCTGAGGCAGCTTCCCCACCATCCTGAAAGCATATAT GAACAGGAAAGGATATCAAAAGTTCTGCAAGAAtacaagaagaagaaaaat GATCCTGCATTTCTGGAGAAAAAGGAGCGTTGTGAATATCTGAAGAATAAGCTTTCTCACATAAAACAACGAATTCAGGACTATGATAAAGTTATGAATTGGAATGTAGAAACTTAG
- the MARVELD2 gene encoding MARVEL domain-containing protein 2 isoform X1: MSRGSQGRRPGRSPLPRGASPGPGSAAPLPPPPLPLQPPCGPCGDSFGPGGAAELKPVRRFIPDSWKNFFKGRRHPGSSWDSTASDIRYISDGVECSPPPSPARPQPGARAVPGSCGGSGGSCSSGKEAEAMLGSLERRAGSGQTYSERVEQYQQRYAYMKSWAGLLRMLGVAELLLGAAVFACVTAYVHKDNEWYNMFGYSQPYGYGAGSAYGGYSYSGPKTPFVLVVAGMAWIVTVVLLVLGMSLYYRTILLDSNWWPLTEFGINVALFFLYMSAAIVYVNDTNRGGLCYYQLFKTPINASFCRVEGGQTAAIIFLFVTVIIYLISAVVCLKLWRHEAARRQRELMEQEMKTQSSFPEKKYESDDRPREDVSYRQFKSVERKPELLNGHIPAGHIPKPIVMPDYLAKYPVIQTNEMRDRYKAVFNDQFAEYKELSVEVHAVLKKFDELDALLRQLPHHPESIYEQERISKVLQEYKKKKNDPAFLEKKERCEYLKNKLSHIKQRIQDYDKVMNWNVET, translated from the exons ATGTCGCGGGGCTCGCAGGGCAGGCGGCCCGGCCGGTCGCCGCTGCCCCGAGGGGCCAGTCCCGGTCCCGGCTCCGCcgcgccgctgccgccgcccccGCTGCCGTTACAGCCTCCCTGCGGCCCCTGTGGGGACAGCTTcggccccggcggggcggccgAGCTCAAGCCCGTCCGGCGGTTCATTCCAGACTCGTGGAAGAACTTCTTCAAAGGGAGACGGCACCCCGGCTCCAGCTGGGACAGCACGGCCTCGGACATCAGGTACATCTCCGATGGCGTCGAGTGCTCGCCGCCGCCGTCCCCCGCCCGTCCGCAGCCGGGGGCCCGGGCTGTGCCCGGCTCCTGCGGAGGGTCGGgcgggagctgcagctctgggaaggagGCTGAGGCCATGCTGGGCTCGCTGGAGCGCCGCGCCGGGTCGGGGCAGACGTACAGCGAGCGGGTGGAGCAGTACCAGCAGCGCTACGCCTACATGaagtcctgggcagggctgctcaGGATGCTCGGCGTGGCCGAGCTGCTGCTGGGCGCCGCCGTGTTCGCCTGTGTCACCGCCTACGTGCACAAGGACAACGAGTGGTACAACATGTTCGGGTACTCTCAGCCCTACGGGTACGGCGCGGGCAGCGCCTACGGCGGATACTCCTACAGCGGACCCAAAACTCCTTTCGTTCTAGTGGTGGCAGGGATGGCGTGGATTGTCACGGtagtgctgctggtgctgggcatGTCCCTGTACTACCGGACTATCCTCCTTGATTCCAACTGGTGGCCTCTGACCGAGTTTGGCATCAATGTTGCCTTGTTCTTTTTGTACATGTCGGCTGCCATCGTGTATGTAAACGATACAAACCGAGGTGGGCTCTGCTATTACCAGTTGTTCAAGACACCCATAAATGCATCTTTCTGCCGTGTGGAAGGAGGTCAGACTGCAGCAATCATATTCTTGTTTGTCACGGTCATCATCTACCTAATTAGTGCGGTGGTTTGTCTAAAGTTATGGAGGCACGAAGCGGCTAGGAGGCAGAGGGAATTAATGGAACAGGAG ATGAAAACACAATCCTCCTTTCCAGAAAAGAAG tACGAAAGTGATGACAGACCAAGAGAAGATGTCAGTTACAGGCAGTTTAAGTCCGtggaaagaaaaccagaactACTTAATGGTCATATACCTGCAGGCCACATTCCTAAACCTATAGTGATGCCAGACTACTTAGC gaaatacCCGGTAATTCAAACAAATGAAATGAGAGACCGGTACAAAGCAGTATTCAATGATCAGTTTGCTGAGTATAAAGAACTGTCTGTGGAAGTTCATGCTGTATTAAAAAAGTTTGATGAGCTGGATGCACTGCTGAGGCAGCTTCCCCACCATCCTGAAAGCATATAT GAACAGGAAAGGATATCAAAAGTTCTGCAAGAAtacaagaagaagaaaaat GATCCTGCATTTCTGGAGAAAAAGGAGCGTTGTGAATATCTGAAGAATAAGCTTTCTCACATAAAACAACGAATTCAGGACTATGATAAAGTTATGAATTGGAATGTAGAAACTTAG